The Penicillium oxalicum strain HP7-1 chromosome VI, whole genome shotgun sequence genome window below encodes:
- a CDS encoding Folic acid synthesis protein fol1: MPQMESFMRPVHDGRQIHRAFIALGSNMGNRIDMIEKACIELDKANIRVKRTSSLFETAPMYVLEQDTFINGVCEVETTLSPIELLDAVQSIENALGRKKLIDKGPRSIDLDLLLYDQEIFEHERLNIPHKLMLERDFVLRPLCQLIPHERPPHSKSNSSTYLEHLKALPPPEPTPHSTTPISATFPSIHATDPTRNTHVMAILNLTPDSFSDGGVHSPSDFTQLTQTVRNFVASGATIIDIGGESTRPGSTPVGADEEIARVVPAITHIRQAIPEAAHIAISIDTYRARVAEAACAAGADIINDVSGGLLDPDMLPTAARIRKSIILMHMRGTPQTMTSLASYPNGVISEVAVEMRKRLAAAEAAGIRRWRIILDPGLGFAKNQPHDLEILRNLHQLKESEGLECLPWLMGPSRKRFIGHITGVKTPKERVWGTAATVTASVAGGADIVRVHDVKEMWQATKVADAIYRV; this comes from the exons ATGCCGCAGATGGAGTCCTTTATGCGCCCAGTCCATGATGGACGTCAAATACACCGTGCGTTCATTGCGCTGGGGAGCAACATGGGAAACCGGATCGATATGATTGAAAAAGCATGTATTGAGCTGGACAAGGCCAATATTAGAGTTAAAAGGACAAGCTCGCTTTTCGAAACAGCGCCGATGTATGTGCTGGAACAAGATACATTCATCAATGGAGTCTGCGAG GTCGAGACTACCCTCTCGCCCATCGAGCTTCTGGATGCAGTGCAGTCTATTGAGAACGCGCTGGGTCGAAAAAAGCTGATCGACAAAGGCCCAAGGTCAATCGACCTGGATCTTCTCTTATATGATCAAGAAATATTTGAACATGAACGATTAAACATCCCGCATAAATTGATGCTGGAGAGAGACTTTGTTCTCCGGCCACTTTGCCA GTTGATCCCGCATGAGCGACCACCTCACTCAAAATCTAATTCGTCAACTTATCTCGAGCACCTCAaagctcttccaccaccagaGCCAACACCTCATTCAACAACACCAATCTCGGCAACCTTCCCATCAATTCATGCTACCGATCCTACCCGCAACACCCACGTCATGGCCATTCTGAACTTGACGCCGGATTCTTTTTCCGACGGGGGCGTACATTCCCCATCGGACTTTACCCAACTCACTCAGACGGTCCGCAACTTCGTCGCGTCTGGTGCCACCATCATCGACATTGGCGGCGAGAGCACCCGTCCAGGCTCCACTCCCGTCGGCGCAGATGAAGAGATCGCTCGGGTGGTCCCTGCTATCACCCACATTCGCCAAGCTATTCCAGAAGCTGCCCACATTGCCATCAGCATTGATACATATCGTGCACGAGTGGCCGAAGCAGCCTGCGCCGCTGGTGCTGACATCATTAACGACGTCTCGGGTGGTCTTTTGGACCCAGACATGCTGCCCACCGCCGCCCGTATCAGAAAATCCATCATTCTAATGCATATGCGAGGCACACCTCAAACGATGACAAGTCTTGCATCGTATCCAAATGGTGTGATTTCCGAGGTAGCCGTCGAGATGCGAAAGCGCCTCGCCGCTGCTGAAGCCGCTGGTATCCGACGGTGGAGAATCATTCTCGATCCTGGCCTGGGTTTCGCAAAGAATCAGCCCCATGACTTGGAAATTTTGCGCAACTTGCACCAGCTGAAAGAATCTGAGGGTCTTGAATGTCTCCCGTGGTTGATGGGCCCAAGTCGGAAGAGATTCATCGGGCATATCACCGGGGTGAAGACGCCGAAGGAGCGCGTCTGGGGTACCGCTGCGACAGTTACGGCCAGCGTTGCGGGGGGTGCTGACATTGTGCGTGTGCACGATGTAAAGGAGATGTGGCAAGCCACAAAAGTTGCTGATGCGATTTACCGAGTTTAA
- a CDS encoding Purine-cytosine permease fcyB gives MLSKFGLGSRADVEKGPEVDNHLASDSNSNETRDTRNDGAVPGESFVYGNSLYARLQRFAGKLNIEQRGIERVPEDERTDTSYVNIGSMVVGRAGSMDRWTREKPSSAKKPHSADQVLFSLLQWLAANMVVSSFAIGVLGKSLFYLGFVDAILVCLFFNLLGVLTVSFFSCFGPAFGLRQMVLSRFWFGWFPVKFKDYPQTDPGTRFSTVAILNVLACIGWSAANAIVGAQLLNAIDGTVPGFAGILIITFCTLFITFAGYKVVHKYEKYSWMPTFVVFLIVLGTFAHSGDFVNIPMGVGTSELGGCLSFGSTVYGFATGWTSYAADYTVYQPSNRSRRKVFGSTWIGLILPLLFTEFLGIAVMTATALNDGHNKYADGYAASGNGGLIAAVLEPLGGFGKFCLVILALSIIANNCPNIYSVSLTLQILSRFSQRVPRFIWTLLASCVSLAIAIPGYSSFETVLENFMNFIAYWLAIYSGIAIADHFVFKRGFGGYRPEIYDQPDKLPLGIAASIAFCFGVAGMVTGMSQTWFVGPIAKHAGELPFGGDVGFECGFAFSFVVYCALRPLELHYFRRFALNHHLVRKTPPSPTTTVFLPLVNSSSSIPLHPRTACRSTCGRGNPSPTCHMYLRLESHRMDPIGVETFANSNGQIVKINHCMAVENNMRRRKRFGLIELPDVQFMHGQDTGETLEIVLDVVMVDALRGALEEDLTCVFDWGGEGGMALARDSSLAIAVGTLVKGGGQYTTLNYTALYIANTLGISGLT, from the exons ATGCTTTCCAAGTTCGGATTAGGCTCGCGAGCCGATGTTGAAAAGGGCCCCGAGGTCGACAACCACTTGGCTTCCGATAGCAACAGCAACGAGACACGCGACACCCGCAACGATGGCGCGGTGCCCGGGGAAAGCTTTGTATACGGCAATTCGCTCTACGCCCGCCTGCAGCGCTTTGCCGGCAAGCTCAACATCGAACAGCGTGGAATCGAGCGCGTACCGGAGGACGAGCGAACCGATACCTCTTACGTCAATATCGGCAGCATG GTGGTGGGTCGTGCGGGATCGATGGATCGATGGACTCGGGAGAAGCCTTCCTCCGCGAAAAAACCTCACTCAGCTGACCAAGTTCTCTTCTCCCTGCTCCAGTGGCTAGCGGCCAACATGGTCGTAAGCTCATTTGCGATCGGTGTCCTCGGCAAATCGCTCTTCTATCTGGGCTTCGTGGATGCGATTCTCGTCTGTCTGTTCTTCAACTTGCTCGGAGTCTTGACCgtgagcttcttctcttgcttTGGTCCGGCATTTGGCTTGCGCCAGATGGTGCTGTCTCGCTTCTGGTTTGGCTGGTTCCCCGTGAAGTTCA AGGATTACCCCCAAACTGACCCTGGCACCCGTTTCTCTACAGTCGCCATTCTGAACGTGCTCGCCTGCATCGGCTGGTCCGCTGCGAATGCGATCGTGGGCGCACAACTGCTGAACGCCATCGACGGCACCGTGCCCGGTTTCGCgggcatcctcatcatcaccttcTGTACCCTCTTCATCACCTTTGCCGGCTACAAGGTCGTCCACAAGTACGAAAAGTACAGTTGGATGCCCACTTTCGTGGTCTTCCTCATCGTGCTGGGCACCTTTGCCCACTCGGGCGACTTTGTCAACATCCCGATGGGTGTGGGCACCTCCGAGCTCGGAGGCTGCCTTTCCTTTGGATCGACCGTGTATGGCTTCGCGACCGGCTGGACCAGTTACGCCGCCGACTACACCGTGTACCAGCCCTCCAACCGCAGCCGTCGCAAGGTCTTCGGGTCGACCTGGATCGGTCTtattcttcccctcctcttcacTGAGTTTCTGGGTATCGCCGTCATGACCGCTACTGCGCTGAATGACGGACATAATAAATACGCCGATGGCTATGCGGCCTCTGGAAACGGTGGCTTGATTGCGGCCGTCCTCGAGCCCCTGGGTGGCTTTGGCAAGTTCTGTCTGGTCATCCTGGCCCTGTCCATCATTGCCAACAACTGCCCCAACATCTACTCGGTCTCCCTGACCCTCCAAATTCTGAGCCGCTTCAGCCAGCGCGTGCCCCGCTTCATCTGGACCTTGCTTGCCTCGTGCGTCTCCCTCGCCATCGCCATTCCCGGCTACTCCTCCTTTGAGACCGTTCTCGAGAACTTTATGAACTTCATCGCCTACTGGCTGGCGATCTATTCCGGCATCGCCATTGCCGATCACTTTGTCTTCAAGCGGGGCTTTGGTGGCTATCGTCCTGAAATTTACGATCAGCCCGACAAGTTGCCGCTGGGTATCGCTGCTTCGATCGccttttgctttggtgtTGCCGGAATGGTGACCGGTATGAGCCAGACATGGTTCGTTGGACCCATTGCCAAGCACGCCGGCGAGCTTCCGTTCGGCGGCGATGTGGGCTTTGAGTGTGGCTTTGCCTTTTCATTTGTTGTCTATTGCGCGTTACGGCCGTTGGAACTTCATTACTTCCGCCG CTTTGCACTCAATCACCACCTTGTCCGAAAGACTCCCCCTTCGCCAACAACCACCGTCTTCCTTCCCCTTGtcaactcctcctcctccattccCCTCCACCCCCGAACTGCGTGCCGATCCACTTGCGGTCGAGGAAACCCGTCGCCGACTTGCCATATGTATCTCCGGCTGGAGAGTCACCGAATGGATCCCATAGGCGTGGAAACATTCGCGAATAGTAACGGCCAAATTGTCAAAATCAACCACTGCATGGCCGTCGAGAACAATATGCGCCGACGCAAGAGATTTGGTCTGATTGAGTTGCCAGATGTGCAGTTCATGCACGGCCAGGACACCGGGGAGACCCTCGAGATCGTGCTTGACGTCGTCATGGTCGACGCCTTGCGGGGCGCTCTGGAGGAGGATCTGACCTGCGTGTTTGActggggaggagaggggggcaTGGCATTAGCGCGCGATTCATCACTAGCCATTGCAGTAGGCACACTCgttaaggggggggggcagtACACTACACTAAACTACACTGCACTGTACATAGCGAATACACTCGGAATCTCTGGACTTACTTAA